From one Streptomyces mobaraensis genomic stretch:
- a CDS encoding ATP-binding protein: protein MNGGESEPSWERRLGRDDLAAVAGVRAGLRRFLVHWGAPGRAETAELLTSELVTNALVHTDGGAVVTAVLGVGPSAVVKGLLRVEVRDTLPRRPVLRASDAGPPAREGGVRTDGGRCADEGAATSGRGLLLVQALADAWGVRTHGTGKTVWFELAAEER, encoded by the coding sequence GTGAACGGCGGGGAGAGCGAGCCCTCCTGGGAAAGACGGCTCGGGCGCGACGATCTGGCGGCGGTCGCGGGGGTACGGGCGGGGCTGCGCCGGTTCCTGGTCCACTGGGGCGCGCCCGGCCGGGCGGAGACCGCCGAGCTGCTGACGAGCGAGCTCGTGACCAACGCCCTGGTGCACACCGACGGCGGCGCGGTGGTGACGGCCGTGCTCGGCGTTGGCCCGTCGGCCGTCGTCAAGGGGCTGCTGCGCGTGGAGGTGCGGGACACGCTGCCCCGGCGCCCGGTGCTCCGCGCGTCCGACGCCGGGCCACCGGCCCGGGAGGGCGGGGTGCGGACGGACGGGGGCCGGTGCGCCGACGAGGGCGCGGCGACCTCCGGGCGTGGTCTGCTGCTCGTCCAGGCCCTGGCCGACGCCTGGGGAGTCCGGACGCACGGCACGGGCAAGACGGTGTGGTTCGAGCTGGCGGCGGAGGAGCGCTGA
- a CDS encoding protein phosphatase 2C domain-containing protein, whose product MACESAASLEAAVVPQVPRPRHREGVRPRAQEYVGQGPPTYEAEPTAWPAADPGGLEDLVPDTVLDGARYGAMTLRAVSLRGDSARYRGEPRRDALLTARFGSGDGAVLLVAVASGARAAEGAHRAARDICAWLGSAVGRSHARLGEDIRAGRRGELRSGLHRLTDRSYGRLRTRAAELGLPPAEYTAALRCLLLPADPRCRTRVFFGVGGGGLFRLREGAWQDLDPAPRPAGADQGADGPGGDALCDDRITVDLGIPTPGTTPVIDPEEVPTEPFRFRAAVARPGDALLLCSAGLAEPLRGEPALADALAERWGTRAQPPGLAEFLSDAQLRVKGYADDRTAAAIWEA is encoded by the coding sequence ATGGCGTGCGAGTCGGCCGCGTCGCTGGAGGCCGCCGTGGTGCCGCAGGTGCCCCGGCCGCGGCACCGGGAAGGCGTCCGGCCGCGGGCGCAGGAATACGTCGGCCAGGGGCCGCCGACCTACGAGGCCGAGCCGACCGCCTGGCCCGCCGCGGACCCGGGCGGGCTGGAGGACCTCGTACCCGACACCGTCCTCGACGGCGCCCGGTACGGTGCCATGACGCTGCGGGCCGTCTCCCTGCGCGGCGACTCCGCGCGCTACCGCGGCGAGCCGCGGCGGGACGCGCTGCTGACCGCCCGGTTCGGGAGCGGGGACGGGGCGGTGCTGCTCGTCGCGGTGGCGAGCGGCGCCCGCGCGGCCGAGGGCGCGCACCGGGCGGCGCGGGACATCTGCGCCTGGCTGGGCAGCGCGGTCGGGCGCAGCCACGCCCGGCTGGGGGAGGACATCCGGGCCGGCCGGCGCGGGGAACTGCGCTCCGGGCTGCACCGGCTCACCGACCGGTCGTACGGCCGCCTCCGCACCCGCGCCGCCGAACTCGGCCTGCCGCCCGCCGAGTACACCGCCGCCCTGCGCTGCCTGCTGCTGCCGGCCGATCCCCGGTGCCGCACCCGCGTGTTCTTCGGTGTGGGCGGCGGCGGGCTGTTCCGGCTCCGCGAGGGCGCCTGGCAGGACCTCGACCCGGCGCCGCGCCCGGCCGGCGCCGATCAGGGGGCCGACGGCCCCGGCGGCGACGCGCTGTGCGACGACCGCATCACCGTCGACCTGGGCATCCCCACCCCCGGCACGACCCCCGTGATCGACCCCGAGGAGGTGCCGACCGAACCCTTCCGGTTCCGGGCCGCGGTCGCCCGGCCCGGTGACGCCCTGCTGCTCTGCAGCGCCGGCCTCGCCGAACCCCTGCGCGGGGAGCCGGCGTTGGCCGACGCCCTCGCCGAGCGGTGGGGCACGCGCGCGCAGCCGCCGGGGCTGGCCGAGTTCCTGTCCGACGCGCAGCTGCGTGTCAAGGGGTACGCGGACGACCGTACGGCCGCCGCGATCTGGGAGGCGTAG